Proteins co-encoded in one Astatotilapia calliptera chromosome 18, fAstCal1.2, whole genome shotgun sequence genomic window:
- the lrrc24 gene encoding leucine-rich repeat-containing protein 24 isoform X2 → MGLLWFSRLILIILVLIPQPSLGCPSSCRCYSLTVECGSLGVKEIPQGIPSVTETIFLQDNAIVQIRLQDLTCLGSLHYLYLQNNSISALEPGAFLGQGQLLELALNGNLIHLVTSDMFRGLEHLRILYLAGNQITRVQDHTFRGLQRLQELHLQENSIELLAEQALSGLSSLALLDLSRNHLRTLGASSLKPLVSLQVLRVTENPWRCDCALGWLKTWISEDGQRLLSSAEQRRLMCSEPPRLSHLSLVEVPPNSLVCIPPVVQLEPSHLTVRLGESLRVSCQASGYPQPQVTWKKASHGKPQLSPRGLVQELGPNGELFRPGAGGAVTALPSSGGIKVGGVGAIHGPVRGTEEGGERDSFDPDMGSGMLFLSNVTVAHAGRYECEAWNPGGVARVTFHLAVNMSSSSYSSQFWPRLNTHSYVSSSSNSFYQPEVVDVSQEPLYEQDSMDFNALGPATQTAIAVGISLLALTAVLLLIMIYTRHQQYQKDDTGSYCTSKEESILYVNDYSDGPTTFAQLEEYRDDHGHEMYVLNRAKPVLGSTSSACPMMSGFVQQKGMKEALLDHEMVQTLTRSGGLGLRRNPADGGEGPLTTDPEELFLSQSLLFGSQVAYEIHC, encoded by the exons ATGGGCCTCTTGTGGTTCTCCAGACTAATCCTGATCATCCTAGTCCTCATCCCGCAGCCGTCCCTGGGCTGTCCCTCCAGCTGTCGCTGCTACAGCCTCACAGTGGAATGCGGATCTCTCGGGGTCAAAGAAATCCCACAGGGCATCCCGTCTGTCACCGAG ACCATTTTCCTCCAGGACAACGCGATAGTGCAGATCCGTCTTCAGGACCTGACTTGCCTTGGCAGCCTCCATTATCTATACCTGCAGAACAACAGCATCTCAGCCCTGGAGCCCGGGGCTTTTCTCGGGCAGGGGCAGCTGCTGGAGCTGGCCCTTAATGGTAACCTCATCCACCTGGTTACCTCTGATATGTTTCGGGGTCTGGAGCACCTAAGGATCCTGTATCTCGCCGGCAACCAGATCACTCGAGTCCAGGACCACACCTTCAGAGGACTACAG CGTCTGCAGGAACTCCACTTGCAAGAAAACAGCATTGAGCTGCTAGCTGAGCAAGCCTTGTCTGGATTGTCGTCTCTGGCCTTGCTGGACCTCAGCAGGAATCACCTCCGCACCCTGGGAGCTTCATCACTCAAACCGCTTGTCAGTCTGCAGGTGCTCCGTGTTACAG AGAACCCATGGCGCTGTGATTGCGCTCTTGGCTGGCTGAAAACCTGGATAAGCGAAGACGGACAGCGTCTCTTGAGTTCTGCAGAGCAGCGTCGGCTAATGTGCTCTGAACCTCCTCGCCTCTCCCACCTCAGCCTGGTGGAGGTACCTCCAAACAGTCTGGTCTGCATCCCTCCAGTAGTGCAGCTCGAGCCAAGCCACCTGACCGTTCGCCTAGGAGAGAGTCTTCGAGTCTCCTGCCAGGCCTCGGGATACCCTCAGCCTCAAGTGACTTGGAAAAAAGCCTCCCATGGTAAACCACAGTTGTCACCTCGAGGCCTGGTTCAAGAGCTGGGACCCAATGGGGAGCTGTTTAGGCCTGGGGCCGGTGGAGCGGTGACAGCCTTACCAAGCAGTGGGGGGATCAAGGTGGGAGGTGTTGGAGCAATCCACGGGCCTGTACGTGGAACTGAGGAAGGTGGCGAGAGGGACAGCTTTGATCCAGACATGGGCAGCGGCATGCTGTTTCTCAGCAATGTCACCGTAGCACATGCTGGGCGCTACGAATGCGAGGCCTGGAACCCTGGTGGTGTGGCTAGGGTTACTTTCCACCTAGCAGTCAACATGTCTTCTTCCTCCTATTCATCTCAGTTTTGGCCTCGTTTGAACACTCACTCCTATGTTTCATCTTCGTCCAACTCCTTTTACCAGCCTGAGGTTGTGGATGTTAGCCAGGAGCCTCTGTATGAGCAAGACAGCATGGACTTTAATGCCCTGGGCCCTGCCACACAGACTGCTATTGCTGTTGGCATCTCCTTGCTGGCACTCACTGCTGTTCTCCTCTTGATTATGATCTACACTCGTCACCAGCAGTATCAGAAAGATGACACTGGCTCCTATTGCACGAGCAAGGAAGAGAGCATCCTCTATGTGAACGACTACTCTGATGGACCCACCACCTTTGCGCAGCTGGAGGAGTACCGCGATGACCATGGCCACGAGATGTACGTACTCAACCGAGCCAAGCCGGTCCTGGGTTCCACTTCGTCTGCATGTCCCATGATGAGCGGGTTTGTCCAACAGAAGGGCATGAAGGAGGCTCTCCTCGATCACGAAATGGTTCAGACTCTGACACGATCGGGGGGATTGGGACTACGCAGAAACCCAGCAGATGGGGGAGAGGGGCCCCTAACAACAGACCCAGAAGAGCTCTTCCTCAGTCAGAGTCTCCTGTTCGGATCACAGGTTGCCTATGAGATCCATTGTTAA
- the lrrc24 gene encoding leucine-rich repeat-containing protein 24 isoform X1, whose protein sequence is MFSPFFPSFQVLPLKTYCKAVMGLLWFSRLILIILVLIPQPSLGCPSSCRCYSLTVECGSLGVKEIPQGIPSVTETIFLQDNAIVQIRLQDLTCLGSLHYLYLQNNSISALEPGAFLGQGQLLELALNGNLIHLVTSDMFRGLEHLRILYLAGNQITRVQDHTFRGLQRLQELHLQENSIELLAEQALSGLSSLALLDLSRNHLRTLGASSLKPLVSLQVLRVTENPWRCDCALGWLKTWISEDGQRLLSSAEQRRLMCSEPPRLSHLSLVEVPPNSLVCIPPVVQLEPSHLTVRLGESLRVSCQASGYPQPQVTWKKASHGKPQLSPRGLVQELGPNGELFRPGAGGAVTALPSSGGIKVGGVGAIHGPVRGTEEGGERDSFDPDMGSGMLFLSNVTVAHAGRYECEAWNPGGVARVTFHLAVNMSSSSYSSQFWPRLNTHSYVSSSSNSFYQPEVVDVSQEPLYEQDSMDFNALGPATQTAIAVGISLLALTAVLLLIMIYTRHQQYQKDDTGSYCTSKEESILYVNDYSDGPTTFAQLEEYRDDHGHEMYVLNRAKPVLGSTSSACPMMSGFVQQKGMKEALLDHEMVQTLTRSGGLGLRRNPADGGEGPLTTDPEELFLSQSLLFGSQVAYEIHC, encoded by the exons atgttttccccttttttcccaTCTTTTCAGGTTCTGCCTCTGAAGACCTACTGTAAAGCCGTCATGGGCCTCTTGTGGTTCTCCAGACTAATCCTGATCATCCTAGTCCTCATCCCGCAGCCGTCCCTGGGCTGTCCCTCCAGCTGTCGCTGCTACAGCCTCACAGTGGAATGCGGATCTCTCGGGGTCAAAGAAATCCCACAGGGCATCCCGTCTGTCACCGAG ACCATTTTCCTCCAGGACAACGCGATAGTGCAGATCCGTCTTCAGGACCTGACTTGCCTTGGCAGCCTCCATTATCTATACCTGCAGAACAACAGCATCTCAGCCCTGGAGCCCGGGGCTTTTCTCGGGCAGGGGCAGCTGCTGGAGCTGGCCCTTAATGGTAACCTCATCCACCTGGTTACCTCTGATATGTTTCGGGGTCTGGAGCACCTAAGGATCCTGTATCTCGCCGGCAACCAGATCACTCGAGTCCAGGACCACACCTTCAGAGGACTACAG CGTCTGCAGGAACTCCACTTGCAAGAAAACAGCATTGAGCTGCTAGCTGAGCAAGCCTTGTCTGGATTGTCGTCTCTGGCCTTGCTGGACCTCAGCAGGAATCACCTCCGCACCCTGGGAGCTTCATCACTCAAACCGCTTGTCAGTCTGCAGGTGCTCCGTGTTACAG AGAACCCATGGCGCTGTGATTGCGCTCTTGGCTGGCTGAAAACCTGGATAAGCGAAGACGGACAGCGTCTCTTGAGTTCTGCAGAGCAGCGTCGGCTAATGTGCTCTGAACCTCCTCGCCTCTCCCACCTCAGCCTGGTGGAGGTACCTCCAAACAGTCTGGTCTGCATCCCTCCAGTAGTGCAGCTCGAGCCAAGCCACCTGACCGTTCGCCTAGGAGAGAGTCTTCGAGTCTCCTGCCAGGCCTCGGGATACCCTCAGCCTCAAGTGACTTGGAAAAAAGCCTCCCATGGTAAACCACAGTTGTCACCTCGAGGCCTGGTTCAAGAGCTGGGACCCAATGGGGAGCTGTTTAGGCCTGGGGCCGGTGGAGCGGTGACAGCCTTACCAAGCAGTGGGGGGATCAAGGTGGGAGGTGTTGGAGCAATCCACGGGCCTGTACGTGGAACTGAGGAAGGTGGCGAGAGGGACAGCTTTGATCCAGACATGGGCAGCGGCATGCTGTTTCTCAGCAATGTCACCGTAGCACATGCTGGGCGCTACGAATGCGAGGCCTGGAACCCTGGTGGTGTGGCTAGGGTTACTTTCCACCTAGCAGTCAACATGTCTTCTTCCTCCTATTCATCTCAGTTTTGGCCTCGTTTGAACACTCACTCCTATGTTTCATCTTCGTCCAACTCCTTTTACCAGCCTGAGGTTGTGGATGTTAGCCAGGAGCCTCTGTATGAGCAAGACAGCATGGACTTTAATGCCCTGGGCCCTGCCACACAGACTGCTATTGCTGTTGGCATCTCCTTGCTGGCACTCACTGCTGTTCTCCTCTTGATTATGATCTACACTCGTCACCAGCAGTATCAGAAAGATGACACTGGCTCCTATTGCACGAGCAAGGAAGAGAGCATCCTCTATGTGAACGACTACTCTGATGGACCCACCACCTTTGCGCAGCTGGAGGAGTACCGCGATGACCATGGCCACGAGATGTACGTACTCAACCGAGCCAAGCCGGTCCTGGGTTCCACTTCGTCTGCATGTCCCATGATGAGCGGGTTTGTCCAACAGAAGGGCATGAAGGAGGCTCTCCTCGATCACGAAATGGTTCAGACTCTGACACGATCGGGGGGATTGGGACTACGCAGAAACCCAGCAGATGGGGGAGAGGGGCCCCTAACAACAGACCCAGAAGAGCTCTTCCTCAGTCAGAGTCTCCTGTTCGGATCACAGGTTGCCTATGAGATCCATTGTTAA